The DNA window GAAATCCGCCACGCTATGCGCCTCGCTTATCCAGTTAATGGCCATACACCGGCCGCGCCTGTTTATTGTGGAGGCGGGCAACAGTTTTGGTCTGCTGGCCGATTACTACGAAAGTCTGGGGCTGACGGTGAATAAAATTGGCATCAGACCGGGCTGTGGGGTCAGTCTGGCGCTGTTTGCCGATGCGCATCAGTTGCTACAACTCAGCCCCAGGCAATTGCGCATTCATGAAACCGACATTCCTGATATGGATGGGCAACCGGAAGAAGAGGGGGATGAACAGCGCGATATTCTGGGCGAGATGGAAATTGCTGCCCGGCTGATGATCACCGGCGGTGAAAAAAGAGAAGAAGAGCGGCTGACCCGTTCTGATCGGGAGCTTATCCGCGAAGCCATTATGCAGGCGGCTCAGACCAATTTTGCAGAGTCACGCCAGATGGTAGCATCAGATTTGCAGAATGCATTGTATGCCACCGCCCGCAATCATCAGCTGGATGAACATGGGCAGCCATTAATCACAGCCCACCGACGGGCACGAGCCGATGAAATGGCCAGCGCCATGTCAATGTTTACCCAGGGATTTGAGGGAGAACTGTTTAACCGTCCCGGCACGCCATGGCCGGAAGTGGATGTCACCCTGATTGATTTGGGCACACTGGCGCGGGAGAACTACTCGGCACAAATGGCACTGGCGATGGTGTCACTGATTAATAAAGTCAATAACCTCGCCGAACGGGATCAGTATCAGGACCGCGAGCTGCAACTGGTGATTGACGAAGGCCATATCACCACCACCAACCCGTTGTTATCCCCCTATATGACCAAGGTGGTGAAAATGTGGCGTAAACTGGGGGCCTGGCTGTGGCTTGCCACGCAAAACCTGGCGGATTATCCGGATACCGCCGAAAAGATGCTGAATATGGCAGAATGGTGGTTGTGTCTCACTATGCCACCGGATGAAGTGGAACAGATTGCCCGGTTTAAGAAACTGACGGAAGAGCAAAAAGCGGTACTGCTTTCCGCCAGTAAATTGCCCCGCTGTTATACCGAAGGGGTGGTGCTGGCGAAAAAAATTGAAGCCTTGTTCCGGGTAGTGCCACCGAGCTTGTATCTGGCACTGGGGATGACGGAAAAAGAAGAAAAAGCGGAACGGAGGGCGTTGATGCGGAAGCATCAGTGCAGTGAACTGGACGCCGCTGTTCTGGTTGCAAAGAAGATGGATGTGGCTCGGGGGTTGCGGGCTGATCCTGATACTGCGTGACCCTGTAAATAATTCTGTGTATTTACTTTGAAGGGCGTCTGTCTAATGTGATAACGACTAAATTATCGTGACACAGAATATTGAACGCCCTCGAAAAAACAGAACTTCAGGTGATGGCTTAAACCGATCTCAGGTTAATTATATAGATGACATGATCAAAACTCATGTATATCAGGTTCGGAGAATTGGCGTAAAATATCAAAATGAATATGCATATTCAGTTTTCTCACGTTTTCAACTTTGATCTCACCACCTAAAGAAATTGCTGGTTCAAAACCAAATATTTCATTTTCATTTAATAAACCATGATTTTCTATAGCTTTTGAAAAAATACTTGTGTTTGATTCTTCGGTTAGGTCAAGTGAATCTATATTTTTACTTGAAAAAAAAGTGGAAATATCAAAATCCAACTCTTTTTTTGTTTTCTCTGATGAGTCTTCTTTATCATAGAAAATAGTATTAAAGATACATGATATTGACAATATTGTACCAGTCTTTTGCCCGCAGAGATAAAGTTCACCAAAACCGCTTCTAGCGATAACATGATAGGAGTCCATGGATTCAAAGGGGGTATCTTCCAGCCACATATCAACAATATCTTCATAATCGTCAGGATTGACAATGCTGAATAAGCCATTTTGATAACTGTTCCAACCTTCTGTTTTCCAATAGTACAATAGCTGCCCAGGTAATTTTCCCAGCCATTTCTCTATAGATTCAACTGGTACAGCTCTATGTTGAGTTGCTTCTCCCCATTTTTTTATAAAATACTCAAAATCTTCATCACGCATTATTTATTCCTCTTCTTACGTTTTTGAGGTTTCTTTTTATTATTTCGACACACTTCTAATTGAACATTCATCTTAGCGTCACTCAAACCACTGTCAATGGCTTCTTGGGCTGCTTTATCTAATGTTGATATACGATAAGACCAACTTTTCCCAATAGCGCTGTTCACGTTAGTACTACCGGCTCTTGTGGGCTTAGGATGATTTTGCCCTCCCGCCGACATATCCGGTTCGTGCAAGGCAGCCAGCCCATCCATTATTTTATCAGTTTTATTTTTTGCTAGTTCTTCTGCTTTATTTGGTAAAACGCCTTTATTTCTTTGACTCTTATATATTCGTTTGAATATTTTATCGCTTAAAGATTTTCTAAATTTATCCTGTGCAGGAGCAGCTGCCGTATTACGACCAATACCTTTGTTACTATCCTCTTTTGCTTGTTTAAAGGCTTTTCTAGCAGCCTGAAATTCAGCAGGTGTCATTTCATTAATTGCATCCTGCTGCCTGCGAAGTTGAGCCTCATACTCTTGTACATAGGCTTTTCTTTCTTTGTCTGTTTTTAATGATTTATAATGCTTTCCATTATAGGGGTTAAAACAAGAGGGTTTTGTTTTCTTAACGCCTTTGATCTTACCCCCTTTATTTTGCTGGCTCTCTTTTAGCTCCTTTTTAAGCTCTTCTGGATTTTTTTGGGGTGTTTTTTCATCTCTTTTCTCTGCTCTTTCCTGTCTTCGCCTGGCTCGGGAGTTCTTCCGCGCTTCTCCCTTGCCGGAGAACATTGACATCACTTTTGACCCGCCCTTAGCGATACCTTTAACCATTCCCTTGACTATTCCTTTCGGGTTTAAATCACCCAGTACTGCACCGAGTTCCTGCTCAGGATTATCTAATGTCATCCTGAGTACATCAAGATTACCGGTGGCTGCCATTTCCCTGGCCTCTTCAGCAGCTTCCGATAACACCTTTGCATGCTCTTTATTGCCGAAGAGTTTATACCATCTTGCCGCGTCTTCCATATCACGAGCTGCCTCCCGTTGGGCAGCCGGATACGCAAGTTCTGCAATATCAACCCCAAAATTCCAGGTATCTTTTGCCGTCCCTTTGCCCATTTCGGCAGCACTTTTACCCCCCTCAACAACCGCATTTTTCGCGCTGTCATAGGCGCGAGCGGAAAAACTTTTTTCGGTTTGTGTGCCGGATTTGAGGATTGGACTTGCTTCACCGGGGGCTTTAGTGACCTGAGGAGGTTGCCCGACAATTTCACCTATTGTGTTGCCTTCCCCTGTTGGGGAATCATTGCGCGCCTTTTTCTCCAGCAAAGGCTGATCACTCACCGTAGGCGGTGTTTTTTTTGTTTTTTGTGGTTTCTTGGCCATAGCCGTATCCTTATGCGCCGTTCATCCAGAATTTGTCACCGTGTCGCAGTAGAAGCCTGTTGCCTGCCCGGACACTTTTTGAGTGCTCTTTAGGATGGCACTTGCCTCCCACGGTGCCGCTTTTGATGCCATTGGCAACGCCGGGTTGGTCGCCCAGTGTCTGGGGCACAAAGCTTTGTGCGAAAACCACCAGGGGTTTGCCGTTTGCTCGCACAGATTTGACCGGCACAGAGCTGTCTGCCAGTTTGGCCACGACCGGATAGGGAATGGGTGGCGTTGAGGCACCCATCGGTGTTTTGCACACATCCGGCACTATACTGACGACCATCCATTGCGTTGCCGTTCGGGCGAAGTAGTTATCAGCCATAATGCAGCTCCTTGCCATCGCCTAAATCGATCCTGACCAGAGGGGCATCCGGCTTCATTTCAAACCGCGCCTCCATCAATCTGATAGACTCGTCAATTTCGGCGTGATAGCGGTAGGTCATGGAAAGGGTGAGCGCTTCGCTGTCGATAATTAAGGTATCCAGATACATCAGGTCAGGTATCATTTCGCCATTCATCATTCTCAGTAGCATAAAGGGGCGGTGTCCCGGTAGCTGCACTCGCAGTATGCCTTCACGGGTTAAGTGGAACAGGCTGATACGGATATTGTTATCGGGATGGTCGATTTGCTGGTCTTCCGGCGCGTTATTCCAGTAACCAAAATCAAAATCGTCAGGCAAATACGGATGACGCTCTTCCAGCCAGGTTTCATCATAGGTGCCCGCTTTGGTTCGGCGGGGTAACCAGGGACGGCCAATGATACCGAAACCCGCAGGTTGGCAGCTGGGGTCGGTGATAGGCGTTGGCGGTTCTGTGTTGTAGGAGAAGTTTTTCCCAGTGATAGGTGCATCCGGGTATTCAATACGGGGTGCAGGGTAGCGGGAAAGCGCTTTCGCTTCCGCATACCAGGGGGTGACAAATCCTGTACCAATCGGATTGTATTCGAAAGTGGCATGAGCTATCGGAGGTGCATCTTTTTCCGGATGCAGTTCCCGTTGCTCAGCGGACAACCTGAATTCAGCAGCTACGGCAGCGGCTGTCTCATCGTCATCATAGATTCTGCATTGCCCTCCAAAGGCGTATTGGTAGTCTATCGGCAATTCCGTGAATTTTTGCGGTGATGTCAGTTGCCATTCGTCCTCTGACGTACGTTGAAACTCGCGTTCTCCCCAGACCAGCAACGTTTTGTCGATAAGGGGCTGCCGGTCTGCTGTGGTGACGAGTAATCGTATGGGGACTCTTTCGGCGGGAATGCCGCCCTGCGCATAGGCCACGCCGTTGACAATGACATCACATTTCGGCTTTAACGGTGCCAGATCGCTTTCCTGTAGG is part of the Xenorhabdus cabanillasii genome and encodes:
- a CDS encoding polymorphic toxin type 15 domain-containing protein — protein: MAKKPQKTKKTPPTVSDQPLLEKKARNDSPTGEGNTIGEIVGQPPQVTKAPGEASPILKSGTQTEKSFSARAYDSAKNAVVEGGKSAAEMGKGTAKDTWNFGVDIAELAYPAAQREAARDMEDAARWYKLFGNKEHAKVLSEAAEEAREMAATGNLDVLRMTLDNPEQELGAVLGDLNPKGIVKGMVKGIAKGGSKVMSMFSGKGEARKNSRARRRQERAEKRDEKTPQKNPEELKKELKESQQNKGGKIKGVKKTKPSCFNPYNGKHYKSLKTDKERKAYVQEYEAQLRRQQDAINEMTPAEFQAARKAFKQAKEDSNKGIGRNTAAAPAQDKFRKSLSDKIFKRIYKSQRNKGVLPNKAEELAKNKTDKIMDGLAALHEPDMSAGGQNHPKPTRAGSTNVNSAIGKSWSYRISTLDKAAQEAIDSGLSDAKMNVQLEVCRNNKKKPQKRKKRNK
- a CDS encoding DUF2169 family type VI secretion system accessory protein, producing MEFKNLTPFSVMHYKMLDTEDEEYHVVAMKIVYQLQPIGDGPYYQAVLTEPFGELALQDEFSGELNQSSVLQESDLAPLKPKCDVIVNGVAYAQGGIPAERVPIRLLVTTADRQPLIDKTLLVWGEREFQRTSEDEWQLTSPQKFTELPIDYQYAFGGQCRIYDDDETAAAVAAEFRLSAEQRELHPEKDAPPIAHATFEYNPIGTGFVTPWYAEAKALSRYPAPRIEYPDAPITGKNFSYNTEPPTPITDPSCQPAGFGIIGRPWLPRRTKAGTYDETWLEERHPYLPDDFDFGYWNNAPEDQQIDHPDNNIRISLFHLTREGILRVQLPGHRPFMLLRMMNGEMIPDLMYLDTLIIDSEALTLSMTYRYHAEIDESIRLMEARFEMKPDAPLVRIDLGDGKELHYG
- a CDS encoding DUF4150 domain-containing protein, whose translation is MADNYFARTATQWMVVSIVPDVCKTPMGASTPPIPYPVVAKLADSSVPVKSVRANGKPLVVFAQSFVPQTLGDQPGVANGIKSGTVGGKCHPKEHSKSVRAGNRLLLRHGDKFWMNGA
- a CDS encoding GAD-like domain-containing protein; protein product: MRDEDFEYFIKKWGEATQHRAVPVESIEKWLGKLPGQLLYYWKTEGWNSYQNGLFSIVNPDDYEDIVDMWLEDTPFESMDSYHVIARSGFGELYLCGQKTGTILSISCIFNTIFYDKEDSSEKTKKELDFDISTFFSSKNIDSLDLTEESNTSIFSKAIENHGLLNENEIFGFEPAISLGGEIKVENVRKLNMHIHFDILRQFSEPDIHEF